A stretch of the Actinoalloteichus fjordicus genome encodes the following:
- a CDS encoding ABC transporter substrate-binding protein, whose product MDPSPPGLRRAVSAALVVPIALILSGCSRLEREPAEQTAGAADQGPADVVNLGYFPNITHWSALIGVSEGRFEEALGDTRLETHTFNAGPDAVNGLLGDSLDIQFIGSNPPLSAYEQSDGTHTRLIAGVTSGGAQLVVAPEIESVDDLRGGTIATPQLANTQDVAAKKWLFDNDIEQGPGADQIEVSNVDNAETLALFRDGQLDGGWLPEPWSSRLVIEADAEVLVDERDEWPDGRFPTTVIIARTEFLRAHPETVEAILRAHVETVRWARENPEEAKNAANEELARLTGNPLEEAVVDRAWENIEPTWDPDAAGFPQLAENSVDAGLLDEAPELTAFSDLRPLNRVLAELGEEPVDDAGLDDES is encoded by the coding sequence ATGGACCCGTCTCCTCCAGGCCTGCGCCGCGCGGTCTCCGCCGCGCTGGTGGTGCCGATCGCACTGATCCTGTCCGGGTGTTCGCGGCTCGAGCGGGAACCCGCCGAGCAGACCGCCGGAGCCGCCGATCAAGGTCCGGCGGACGTGGTCAACCTCGGGTACTTCCCGAACATCACCCACTGGTCGGCGCTGATCGGCGTCAGCGAGGGCCGTTTCGAGGAGGCGCTGGGCGACACCCGGCTGGAGACCCACACGTTCAACGCGGGTCCGGACGCCGTCAACGGTCTGCTCGGCGACTCCCTCGACATCCAGTTCATCGGCTCCAATCCGCCGTTGAGCGCCTACGAGCAGTCCGACGGCACGCACACCCGGCTGATCGCGGGCGTCACCTCGGGCGGCGCCCAGCTCGTCGTCGCCCCGGAGATCGAGTCGGTCGACGACCTGCGCGGCGGCACGATCGCCACCCCGCAGCTCGCGAACACTCAGGACGTCGCGGCGAAGAAATGGCTGTTCGACAACGACATCGAGCAGGGACCCGGCGCGGATCAGATCGAGGTCTCCAATGTGGACAACGCGGAGACGCTGGCGCTGTTCCGCGACGGCCAGCTGGACGGCGGCTGGCTGCCGGAGCCGTGGTCGTCCCGCCTCGTCATCGAGGCCGACGCCGAGGTGCTGGTGGACGAGCGGGACGAGTGGCCGGACGGCCGCTTCCCCACCACGGTGATCATCGCCCGGACCGAGTTCCTGCGGGCGCACCCGGAGACGGTCGAGGCGATCCTGCGGGCCCACGTCGAGACCGTCCGGTGGGCGCGGGAGAACCCCGAGGAGGCCAAGAACGCCGCGAACGAGGAGCTGGCGCGGCTGACCGGCAACCCGCTGGAGGAGGCCGTGGTGGACCGGGCCTGGGAGAACATCGAGCCGACCTGGGACCCGGACGCCGCAGGCTTCCCGCAGCTCGCGGAGAACTCCGTCGACGCGGGCCTGCTGGACGAGGCACCCGAGTTGACCGCCTTCAGCGACCTGCGGCCGCTCAACCGAGTCCTGGCCGAACTGGGTGAGGAACCGGTCGACGACGCGGGCCTGGACGACGAGTCCTGA
- a CDS encoding ABC transporter ATP-binding protein: MTVTLTDETDLDAHSRPAVSVSKVVKQFGHGQDAVVALDGVDLTVTPGEFVCLLGASGCGKTTLLNLLARLDQPTSGTVTINTSRPAVMFQEPALMPWLTARRNVELPLRLAGMRAAPRRARASELLELVRLGGQGDKRPHELSGGMRQRVALARALASTGHAPDGSTDGVVPTGSAGGGATSGTPNGSGAPGRAQSTAVHRDGVRGRRAGAAPAGSGSGPARPGHDAGAAEVAAHRLLLMDEPFGALDAITRDVLQAELLRVWRATGTSVLFVTHDVREAVRLAQRVVLLSSRPGRVVQEWSSDGSETLVEEITDRLREVISSHARA; the protein is encoded by the coding sequence ATGACGGTGACGCTCACGGACGAGACGGACCTCGACGCCCACAGTCGACCGGCGGTCTCGGTGTCGAAGGTGGTCAAGCAGTTCGGGCACGGCCAGGACGCGGTGGTGGCCCTGGACGGGGTCGACCTGACGGTGACGCCGGGCGAGTTCGTCTGCCTGCTGGGCGCCTCGGGGTGCGGCAAGACGACGCTGCTCAACCTGCTCGCGCGGCTCGACCAGCCCACCTCGGGGACGGTCACGATCAACACCTCGCGGCCTGCGGTGATGTTCCAGGAGCCCGCGCTGATGCCGTGGCTGACGGCGCGACGCAACGTGGAGCTGCCGCTGCGGCTGGCGGGGATGCGGGCGGCGCCGAGGCGGGCCCGTGCCTCGGAGCTGCTGGAACTGGTGCGGCTGGGCGGGCAGGGGGACAAGCGCCCGCATGAGCTGTCCGGCGGGATGCGGCAGCGAGTTGCCCTGGCCAGGGCGCTGGCCTCCACGGGCCACGCCCCGGACGGGTCGACCGACGGGGTCGTCCCGACCGGCTCAGCAGGCGGGGGCGCGACCTCGGGCACGCCGAACGGCTCCGGGGCGCCGGGGCGAGCGCAGAGCACGGCGGTTCACCGGGACGGCGTCCGCGGGCGCCGGGCAGGCGCGGCCCCGGCGGGATCGGGCAGCGGCCCGGCCCGCCCAGGCCACGACGCGGGCGCCGCCGAGGTCGCGGCGCATCGGCTGCTTCTGATGGACGAGCCCTTCGGCGCCCTGGACGCCATCACCCGCGACGTGCTTCAGGCGGAGCTGCTCCGCGTGTGGCGAGCCACCGGCACCTCGGTGCTGTTCGTCACGCACGACGTGCGGGAGGCGGTCCGGCTGGCCCAGCGGGTCGTGCTGCTGTCCTCGCGGCCGGGTCGGGTCGTGCAGGAGTGGTCCTCCGACGGCAGCGAGACCCTGGTCGAGGAGATCACCGACCGGCTCCGGGAGGTGATCTCCAGCCATGCCCGAGCCTGA